The Variovorax paradoxus genome window below encodes:
- a CDS encoding response regulator transcription factor yields MFTSIHAHRTRVRVQHADAVVAAGLAAALRANPEFEICDDLEDTPSLVICDYSTGLRLAQSNRELARPQAMTRLLVLTTQDREQVVRHALQSGVHGYLLTCTRVEELLDAVRTVAEGKSFVGLDLARRMADSITREALTAREAQVLNLLSAGHGNKVIACRLGIAVGTVKTHVNAIMTKLGVNSRTHAVSVAAQRGLVNLDFRVLH; encoded by the coding sequence ATGTTCACCTCGATCCATGCCCATCGCACCCGTGTCCGTGTGCAGCACGCGGATGCCGTCGTCGCCGCGGGGCTGGCCGCAGCGCTTCGAGCCAACCCTGAGTTCGAGATCTGCGATGACCTCGAGGACACGCCAAGCCTGGTGATCTGCGACTACTCGACCGGGCTGCGACTGGCGCAGTCCAACCGCGAGCTTGCAAGGCCGCAGGCGATGACCCGGTTGTTGGTGCTGACCACGCAGGATCGGGAGCAAGTGGTGCGGCATGCGCTTCAAAGCGGCGTCCATGGCTACCTTCTGACGTGTACGCGCGTAGAGGAACTGCTCGACGCGGTGCGCACGGTGGCCGAAGGAAAGAGCTTCGTCGGCTTGGATCTGGCCCGACGCATGGCCGACAGCATCACGCGCGAGGCGCTCACGGCGCGCGAGGCGCAAGTGCTGAACCTTCTCTCCGCGGGGCACGGCAACAAGGTGATTGCGTGCCGCCTGGGCATTGCCGTGGGCACCGTCAAGACCCATGTCAACGCGATCATGACCAAGCTCGGCGTGAACAGCCGCACGCATGCGGTCAGTGTCGCTGCGCAAAGAGGTTTGGTGAACCTCGACTTCCGTGTCCTGCATTGA
- a CDS encoding LysR family transcriptional regulator, which produces MRGSDFAELKAFIAVVERQSFARAAEHLGLSPSALSQTIRQLESRIGARLLNRTTRSVAPSASGEQLYRRVAPLFREMADAVAEASDATGQMSGTLRINTLGIAAREIIGPRLGRFHRAHPDVVLDIVVDDALADIVTGRFDAGIRVGGQLEKDMVAVRLTPDLKMVAVASPDYLARHGTPKSPHDLHGHRCINWRLRMDGRLYRWEFEKRGKRLEVAVEGPVVTNHADIGVAAALDGLGIAYHFELDQVGDWLAQGRLVQVLADWSISRPGLFLYYSNRQHRPALLGSFIDCLLDREPSGEI; this is translated from the coding sequence ATGCGAGGCTCCGACTTTGCCGAACTCAAGGCTTTCATCGCCGTCGTCGAGAGGCAAAGCTTTGCCCGTGCAGCGGAGCACCTGGGTCTGTCGCCGTCGGCGCTGAGCCAGACCATCCGACAGCTCGAGTCGCGCATCGGCGCGCGCCTGTTGAACCGCACCACACGCAGCGTCGCTCCATCGGCCAGCGGCGAACAGCTCTATCGACGCGTAGCCCCGCTGTTCCGCGAGATGGCCGACGCGGTGGCCGAGGCCAGCGACGCCACCGGGCAGATGAGCGGGACCCTGCGCATCAACACCCTCGGGATCGCTGCAAGAGAAATCATCGGGCCGCGACTCGGCCGCTTCCATCGCGCGCATCCGGACGTCGTGCTCGACATCGTCGTGGACGATGCGCTGGCCGATATCGTCACGGGCCGTTTCGATGCCGGGATTCGCGTGGGTGGACAGCTCGAGAAGGACATGGTGGCCGTCCGCCTGACGCCCGATTTGAAGATGGTGGCCGTGGCCTCCCCGGACTACCTGGCGCGCCATGGCACGCCGAAGTCACCTCATGATCTGCACGGCCATCGGTGCATCAACTGGCGACTCCGGATGGACGGGAGGCTCTACCGATGGGAGTTCGAAAAACGCGGCAAGCGACTCGAGGTTGCCGTGGAAGGTCCCGTCGTCACCAATCACGCCGACATCGGCGTGGCGGCGGCGCTCGACGGACTGGGTATCGCCTATCACTTCGAGCTCGATCAGGTGGGCGATTGGCTGGCGCAGGGACGGCTGGTCCAGGTGCTCGCCGACTGGTCCATCTCGCGCCCGGGGTTGTTTCTCTACTACTCGAACCGGCAGCACCGCCCCGCGCTGCTGGGCTCGTTCATCGACTGCCTGCTGGACCGGGAGCCGTCCGGCGAGATCTAG
- a CDS encoding response regulator transcription factor, with translation MAHTILAVIAGPPKKSSQDVNSRPSQRLTTHYWLTDFAAITIASIHRQSRPWQELEILMEALHKSVPLRVGVWHHEPIVELGLRATLDAQPGLAIQAGVELGELQQRCEVLVCDFDTAMAVMAAPQSAPKASMLRVLVFTEHMSERHVRQALSQGVHGYVVPGPSTTEVEQAVWSVAAGQRYLSAAVAHRVAESLSYASLTPRETDVLDGLSGGRCNKLIARQLGISVATVKAHVNAIMKKMSAGSRTQVVSVAAQRGLVGLSQAYAHIA, from the coding sequence GTGGCGCACACCATCCTCGCCGTCATTGCCGGACCGCCCAAGAAGAGTTCACAGGACGTGAACTCCCGGCCTTCCCAACGTTTAACAACGCATTACTGGCTCACAGACTTCGCCGCGATCACGATAGCGTCCATCCACAGACAGTCCCGTCCGTGGCAAGAACTGGAGATCTTGATGGAAGCTTTGCACAAGAGCGTGCCCCTTCGGGTTGGCGTCTGGCATCACGAACCGATCGTGGAACTCGGCCTCAGAGCAACACTGGACGCGCAGCCCGGTCTCGCCATCCAGGCCGGCGTGGAGCTGGGTGAACTGCAGCAGCGCTGCGAGGTTCTGGTCTGCGATTTCGATACGGCCATGGCCGTCATGGCTGCCCCGCAGTCTGCGCCCAAGGCATCCATGCTTCGTGTGCTCGTCTTCACCGAACACATGAGCGAACGTCATGTCCGGCAAGCGCTCTCCCAAGGCGTTCATGGGTACGTCGTGCCAGGTCCCTCGACCACAGAAGTCGAACAGGCGGTCTGGTCGGTCGCCGCGGGCCAGCGCTACCTGAGCGCGGCCGTGGCTCACCGCGTGGCCGAAAGCCTTTCCTATGCGTCCCTGACGCCTCGCGAGACGGACGTGCTCGACGGCCTCAGTGGCGGGCGGTGCAACAAGCTCATCGCGCGCCAGCTTGGAATTTCCGTCGCCACGGTGAAGGCGCACGTCAACGCGATCATGAAGAAGATGAGCGCCGGCAGCCGCACGCAGGTGGTGAGCGTTGCGGCGCAGCGGGGGCTCGTCGGCCTGTCGCAGGCCTATGCGCACATTGCTTGA
- a CDS encoding alpha/beta hydrolase gives MKKAIVILAMPLFAGAASQAAAEEYQGVLRHESNQSRHVVQAEARAATRASNPYAEGASSGVATALISPRDRAEVEMEARTRARAANQNLRAGAFFNSRIPTDFGGQARPAVDQAASKARVPAY, from the coding sequence ATGAAAAAAGCCATCGTCATCCTTGCCATGCCCCTCTTCGCCGGCGCCGCCTCTCAGGCGGCTGCAGAGGAATATCAGGGCGTCCTGCGTCATGAATCGAACCAGAGTCGTCACGTCGTGCAGGCCGAGGCGCGTGCCGCAACGCGCGCCTCGAATCCTTACGCCGAAGGTGCGTCGTCGGGCGTGGCAACAGCCTTGATCTCGCCGCGCGATCGCGCGGAGGTGGAGATGGAAGCCCGAACACGGGCACGCGCGGCGAACCAGAACCTCCGCGCCGGCGCGTTCTTCAACAGCCGGATCCCGACGGACTTCGGTGGCCAGGCGAGGCCGGCCGTCGATCAGGCGGCTTCCAAGGCACGCGTCCCGGCTTATTGA
- a CDS encoding nuclear transport factor 2 family protein, which translates to MASPTLPEPIAAYFAADPQGPDSVAQCFTPKAVVKDDGHTYIGRDAIRAWKEAADAKYTCTTDPFSSELVDGVHQVQAHVAGNFRGSPIDLKFFFRLERGLIANLEIAV; encoded by the coding sequence ATGGCCTCTCCCACTCTTCCCGAACCCATCGCCGCCTACTTTGCGGCGGACCCGCAAGGGCCCGACAGCGTGGCGCAATGCTTCACCCCCAAGGCCGTCGTGAAGGATGACGGCCACACGTACATCGGTCGCGACGCGATCAGGGCGTGGAAGGAAGCAGCCGACGCCAAGTACACCTGCACGACCGACCCCTTCTCCTCGGAGTTGGTCGACGGTGTCCACCAGGTGCAAGCCCACGTGGCCGGCAACTTTCGCGGCAGCCCGATCGACCTCAAATTCTTCTTCCGCCTCGAGCGCGGCCTGATCGCAAACCTGGAGATTGCCGTATGA
- a CDS encoding winged helix-turn-helix domain-containing protein: protein MDRLLQRPAADSLHGRPLSGSPWLSDTALQPVSPAVDSLDAAEPASAAAIAQAGVRFSFDRFQVHPEQRALLEEGRPLRLGSRAFDLLVALCRRPGSIVSTQELLAAAWPNQIVDESSVRVHIATLRKALGDGQAGKRYITNVPLRGYCLVAPVEIAGDANPEAATPPVPREIVRPNVDAGLCAPPHAHGLIGRNQESDELMQRLREYRCVTLVGAGGIGKTSVALPVARRFADVEGAAVVIVELGALSHPDLVPMTIASSLGLIISDGQPPLLAIAAFLRGKGRQLIVLDNCEHVIDCVATVAEHILAQVPEVHLLATSRESLRIHGESVQRLESLSLPPPAMQSRAADALQYSAVQLFVKRASANTSTFSMGDAEAPLVCGICRRLDGIPLAIELAAGAIEAVGLRGLVERLGGRLGNRLVMTGRGRRTALPRHQTLRATLDWSFGLLPLEEQELLVHLSIFRGVFTHAAASAVFDRPLESMDACLAALVSKSLVVSEQSNDMVVYRLLETTREYAAERLAASAEANDAATRHARYLLSALRADASDCARLTASSELAGLARGVEDLRAAIHWAFDAEETRDLAISLVAWSGPLWFSLSMLSEYRKLADRALEALDTGKPSAVSAEEEMRLCETLGHAIWHTHGGGAAMQKTFSRALAIADRLQATSYQLRCRWGLWLVCNAEADYTGSRRQAEQFGEIAVAGATPAVQYTYERMMALGTHFEGDQARAKEFATRVLKQPLVLEQTLRGTGFHFDQRVAGLTVMARILWLQGNAEQALDHARAAVREALAIDHALSLCYAIAIGAAPVVLWCGDMEQAREWVDLLHRTAHGRSLHFWKSFGEGYQQLLEMTDRTQSGADVRSGPAILSTSLHETLCTVQPAFFDEALLERATTGQSGWCTPELLRIQGERQREGGSPIEALETFRKSLELARAQHSHAWILRSSTSLARLLGECGRSAEGVALLDSTLSRFEEGFATPDLQLATRCLETLRRQPE, encoded by the coding sequence ATGGACCGTTTGCTTCAAAGGCCCGCCGCTGACTCGCTCCATGGACGGCCCCTGTCGGGCTCGCCGTGGTTAAGCGATACAGCGCTGCAGCCGGTGAGCCCGGCCGTAGACAGTCTCGATGCCGCGGAGCCCGCGTCCGCCGCGGCCATCGCGCAGGCAGGAGTCCGTTTCAGTTTCGATCGGTTCCAGGTTCACCCTGAGCAGCGGGCGCTGCTGGAAGAGGGTCGCCCCCTGCGCCTTGGAAGCCGCGCCTTCGATCTGCTGGTTGCGCTGTGCCGGCGCCCCGGCTCGATCGTTTCCACCCAGGAACTGCTGGCCGCCGCCTGGCCGAACCAGATCGTTGACGAAAGCAGCGTGCGGGTCCACATCGCGACGCTGCGAAAGGCGTTGGGAGACGGCCAGGCGGGCAAGCGCTACATCACGAACGTGCCGCTGCGCGGCTACTGTCTCGTGGCGCCGGTCGAAATCGCCGGCGATGCGAACCCGGAAGCGGCAACACCGCCGGTTCCTCGCGAGATCGTCAGGCCGAACGTCGACGCAGGGCTGTGCGCGCCGCCGCATGCCCATGGCTTGATCGGACGCAATCAGGAGAGCGATGAGCTGATGCAGCGCCTGCGGGAATATCGCTGCGTCACCCTCGTCGGCGCGGGAGGCATCGGCAAGACCAGCGTTGCCTTGCCCGTGGCACGGCGTTTCGCGGACGTCGAAGGCGCTGCGGTGGTGATCGTCGAGCTCGGTGCCCTGTCGCATCCGGACCTGGTCCCGATGACCATCGCCTCGTCGCTGGGGCTGATCATTTCGGACGGCCAGCCGCCGCTGCTCGCCATCGCGGCATTCCTGCGCGGCAAGGGCCGCCAGCTGATCGTGCTGGACAACTGCGAGCACGTCATCGATTGCGTCGCGACGGTCGCGGAGCACATCCTGGCGCAAGTGCCGGAAGTCCACTTGCTCGCGACCAGCCGGGAATCGCTTCGGATCCATGGCGAATCGGTGCAGCGCCTCGAATCCTTGTCGCTGCCGCCACCGGCGATGCAGAGCCGGGCGGCCGATGCCCTCCAGTACTCCGCCGTCCAGTTGTTCGTCAAGCGCGCGTCCGCGAACACCAGCACGTTCTCGATGGGCGACGCAGAGGCTCCGCTCGTCTGCGGCATCTGTCGCCGTCTCGACGGCATTCCCCTGGCCATCGAACTCGCGGCGGGTGCCATCGAGGCGGTCGGGTTGCGGGGACTCGTCGAACGACTGGGGGGACGGTTGGGAAATCGCCTCGTGATGACGGGACGCGGGCGCCGCACCGCCTTGCCCCGCCATCAAACGCTGCGCGCCACGCTGGACTGGAGCTTCGGACTCCTGCCGCTCGAAGAGCAGGAGCTCCTGGTTCACCTGTCGATCTTCCGGGGCGTGTTCACCCATGCGGCAGCGTCGGCGGTATTCGACCGCCCGCTCGAATCGATGGACGCCTGCCTCGCCGCACTCGTGAGCAAGTCGCTCGTCGTGAGCGAACAGAGCAACGACATGGTGGTCTACCGTCTGCTCGAAACCACGAGGGAGTACGCGGCGGAGCGCCTGGCCGCGAGCGCCGAGGCCAACGACGCCGCGACGCGCCACGCCAGGTACCTGCTGTCGGCCCTGCGGGCGGATGCGTCGGACTGCGCAAGGCTCACCGCCTCCAGCGAACTCGCAGGCCTCGCTCGTGGCGTCGAGGACTTGCGCGCGGCGATCCATTGGGCTTTCGACGCCGAGGAAACCCGGGACCTCGCTATCTCCCTGGTGGCATGGTCGGGGCCGCTCTGGTTCTCGTTGTCCATGCTGTCGGAATACAGAAAACTGGCCGATCGCGCGCTCGAGGCGCTCGATACGGGCAAGCCAAGCGCTGTGAGCGCCGAAGAGGAGATGCGACTGTGCGAGACGCTGGGACATGCGATCTGGCATACCCACGGCGGCGGCGCGGCAATGCAGAAGACATTCAGCCGAGCGCTGGCCATTGCCGACCGCCTCCAGGCAACCTCCTACCAGTTGCGCTGTCGCTGGGGCCTGTGGCTGGTGTGCAATGCCGAAGCGGACTACACCGGTTCTCGACGGCAGGCCGAGCAATTCGGCGAGATCGCGGTCGCCGGCGCCACCCCGGCGGTGCAATACACCTACGAGCGCATGATGGCGCTCGGTACGCACTTCGAAGGCGATCAAGCCCGGGCGAAGGAATTCGCGACGCGCGTGTTGAAGCAGCCGCTGGTTCTGGAACAGACCCTGCGCGGCACCGGCTTTCACTTCGATCAGCGGGTCGCGGGACTCACCGTGATGGCTCGCATCCTGTGGCTGCAAGGGAACGCAGAACAGGCACTCGACCACGCTCGTGCCGCGGTCCGGGAAGCATTGGCCATCGACCATGCGCTGTCGCTGTGCTACGCAATTGCCATCGGAGCAGCTCCCGTTGTCTTGTGGTGCGGGGATATGGAGCAGGCCCGCGAGTGGGTCGACCTGCTGCATCGAACCGCCCATGGGCGCTCACTGCATTTCTGGAAGTCGTTCGGCGAGGGCTACCAACAATTGCTGGAGATGACGGATCGGACGCAGTCCGGCGCCGATGTGCGCTCCGGGCCCGCCATCCTCAGCACGTCCTTGCACGAGACCTTGTGCACCGTTCAACCGGCGTTCTTCGACGAAGCCTTGCTCGAGCGCGCCACGACCGGACAATCCGGCTGGTGCACCCCGGAGCTTCTTCGCATCCAGGGCGAGCGCCAACGCGAGGGCGGCTCGCCCATCGAAGCGCTCGAAACTTTCCGCAAGAGCCTCGAACTTGCACGTGCCCAGCACTCGCACGCGTGGATCTTGCGCAGCAGCACCAGTCTCGCGCGCCTGCTGGGGGAATGCGGCCGATCGGCGGAGGGCGTTGCTCTGCTCGACAGCACATTGAGCCGATTCGAGGAAGGCTTCGCCACGCCCGACCTGCAGCTCGCCACTCGATGCCTGGAGACTCTGCGCCGCCAGCCCGAGTGA
- a CDS encoding SDR family oxidoreductase, which translates to MSFDLKLDGLRAVVTGGTLGLGAAVVRALVDAGARVATSARKAPAAPVEGVSYVLADLMTADGVKRLAESVLEEWGGVDIVINVLGGSSTPGGGFAAISDEHWFAELNLNLMPAVRLDRALLPSMLAQGSGVIVHVSSIQRLLPLPASTTAYAAAKGALTTYSKSLSKEVTPKGVRVLSVAPGWIETEASVAFAERVAADAGTDYGGGKKIIMDALGGIPVGRPATPEEVADLIVFLASPRSASSAGSEYRIDGGTVSTL; encoded by the coding sequence ATGAGCTTCGATCTCAAACTGGATGGCCTTCGGGCAGTCGTCACCGGCGGCACCCTGGGCCTTGGCGCCGCGGTCGTGCGTGCCCTCGTGGATGCCGGCGCCCGGGTGGCGACTTCCGCGCGCAAGGCACCGGCCGCACCGGTGGAAGGCGTTTCGTACGTCCTCGCCGACCTGATGACCGCCGATGGCGTGAAACGCCTCGCCGAATCCGTCCTTGAAGAATGGGGCGGTGTCGACATCGTGATCAATGTGCTTGGCGGCTCGAGCACGCCGGGCGGCGGCTTCGCGGCCATCAGTGACGAGCATTGGTTCGCCGAACTGAATCTGAACCTCATGCCGGCCGTGCGCCTGGACCGTGCGCTGCTGCCGTCGATGCTTGCGCAAGGCTCGGGTGTCATCGTTCATGTCAGCTCCATCCAGCGCCTGCTGCCGCTGCCCGCGTCCACCACCGCCTACGCCGCGGCCAAGGGTGCGCTCACGACTTACAGCAAGTCGTTGTCGAAGGAGGTGACGCCCAAGGGGGTGCGGGTGCTCAGCGTCGCACCGGGCTGGATCGAGACGGAGGCCTCCGTCGCGTTCGCGGAACGCGTGGCCGCCGACGCGGGCACCGACTACGGCGGTGGCAAGAAGATCATCATGGATGCGCTCGGAGGCATCCCAGTCGGCAGGCCCGCCACGCCGGAAGAGGTGGCCGACCTGATCGTGTTCCTGGCGTCGCCGCGCTCGGCATCGTCCGCCGGGTCGGAGTACCGCATCGACGGTGGCACCGTCTCTACCCTGTAG
- a CDS encoding alpha/beta hydrolase → MKAVQNIKFASAAIVASLALTSVASATEKPSVVIVHGAFADGSDWAKVIPLLQAKGLNVVAVQNPLTSLEDDVAAAKRAIDAQPGKVVLVGHSWGGSVITEAGANEKVSSLVYVAAFAPDAGQTSAELGKGYPTPPGTAHITADASGFLTMTKEGIAKYFAQDLPAATTSVMTATQGPILGKSFEQKINVAAWKTKPSWYIVASADRMIQPALQHDLAKKIGARVTTLNASHVPQQSQPARVAKVILDAVGQTK, encoded by the coding sequence ATGAAAGCCGTTCAAAACATCAAGTTCGCCTCCGCCGCCATCGTCGCGAGCCTCGCGCTCACATCGGTCGCCAGCGCAACCGAAAAGCCGAGCGTGGTCATCGTCCACGGTGCGTTCGCCGACGGGTCCGACTGGGCCAAGGTGATCCCGCTGCTCCAGGCCAAGGGCCTGAACGTGGTCGCGGTGCAGAACCCGCTGACCTCGCTCGAGGACGACGTGGCCGCTGCGAAACGCGCCATCGACGCGCAGCCCGGCAAGGTTGTCCTGGTCGGTCACTCCTGGGGTGGCTCGGTCATCACCGAGGCCGGCGCGAACGAGAAGGTGTCGTCGCTGGTGTATGTCGCCGCATTCGCACCCGATGCGGGTCAGACCTCCGCCGAGCTCGGAAAGGGATATCCGACGCCCCCCGGCACCGCGCATATCACGGCCGACGCTTCCGGCTTCCTGACGATGACGAAGGAGGGCATCGCGAAGTATTTCGCCCAAGACCTTCCGGCAGCCACCACCTCGGTGATGACCGCGACCCAGGGGCCGATCCTCGGGAAGTCGTTCGAGCAGAAGATCAACGTGGCTGCTTGGAAGACCAAGCCGTCGTGGTACATCGTCGCGAGCGCGGACCGCATGATTCAACCGGCGCTGCAGCACGACCTCGCGAAGAAGATCGGTGCTCGCGTCACGACCCTGAATGCCAGCCATGTACCGCAACAATCGCAGCCCGCTCGTGTCGCGAAGGTGATTCTGGACGCCGTCGGTCAGACCAAATAG
- a CDS encoding DoxX family protein, translating to MHCESHRPSPAAAWTGRVVGALVVLILSIDAGVCLFAPELLAENMQRTGFPQALCAVIGGVLVVCIALFVIPVTSVLGAVLLTGFLGGAICTHLRLGEIGSPPQLVCLLLGGGAWLSLYLRNRAVRRVFVPVRDTQSQHRGDR from the coding sequence ATGCATTGCGAATCTCACCGTCCGTCGCCTGCCGCTGCGTGGACCGGGCGCGTCGTGGGCGCCCTCGTCGTCCTGATTCTGTCGATCGATGCGGGGGTATGCCTCTTCGCCCCCGAGCTCCTGGCCGAGAACATGCAGAGAACGGGGTTCCCCCAGGCTCTTTGCGCGGTCATTGGAGGCGTTCTCGTCGTGTGCATCGCCTTGTTCGTGATTCCCGTCACCAGCGTGCTTGGCGCGGTGCTGCTGACCGGGTTCCTGGGTGGAGCGATCTGTACCCATCTGCGTCTGGGCGAAATCGGATCGCCGCCCCAACTGGTGTGCCTGCTGTTGGGGGGCGGCGCGTGGCTTTCTCTGTACCTTCGAAACCGGGCCGTCCGCCGCGTCTTCGTGCCGGTCCGGGATACGCAATCGCAACATCGTGGCGACAGATGA
- a CDS encoding MarR family transcriptional regulator encodes MADPAPLPLDEHLCFTLYGAGIAINRTYKPMLDEFGITYPQYLVLNALWESGSLTIGALAARLALESSTITPLVKRLELNGFVERQRSVADERQVHVSVTEQGRDLQKKTSCLTETLGSRSGMTAEELAILNAQVRRLRDALQESAARAGL; translated from the coding sequence ATGGCGGACCCAGCCCCCCTTCCTCTGGACGAACATCTGTGCTTCACGCTGTACGGTGCAGGCATTGCCATCAATCGGACTTACAAGCCGATGCTGGACGAGTTCGGGATCACCTACCCTCAGTACCTGGTCCTGAATGCGCTATGGGAGAGCGGTAGCTTGACCATCGGCGCCCTCGCGGCCCGGCTGGCCCTCGAATCAAGCACCATCACGCCGCTGGTGAAGCGCCTGGAACTCAACGGTTTTGTGGAACGGCAGCGCAGCGTCGCAGACGAGCGGCAGGTGCACGTTTCGGTGACCGAGCAGGGCCGCGATCTCCAGAAGAAAACGAGTTGCTTGACCGAAACCTTGGGCTCTCGGTCCGGAATGACGGCCGAAGAACTGGCGATCCTCAACGCGCAAGTCCGCAGACTTCGCGACGCGTTGCAAGAATCGGCGGCCCGCGCCGGCCTGTGA